From a region of the Streptacidiphilus albus JL83 genome:
- the rpsG gene encoding 30S ribosomal protein S7, giving the protein MPRKGPAPKRPVIIDPVYGSPVVTSLVNKILLHGKRSTAERIVYGALEGVREKTGADPVVALKRALENVKPTLEVKSRRVGGATYQVPVEVKPGRANTLALRWLVGYSRARREKTMTERLLNEILDASNGLGASVKRREDTHKMAESNKAFAHYRW; this is encoded by the coding sequence ATGCCTCGTAAGGGCCCCGCCCCGAAGCGCCCGGTCATCATCGACCCGGTTTACGGCTCCCCTGTGGTGACGTCGCTCGTCAACAAGATCCTCCTGCACGGCAAGCGCTCCACCGCCGAGCGCATCGTGTACGGCGCCCTTGAGGGCGTCCGCGAGAAGACCGGCGCAGACCCGGTGGTCGCGCTCAAGCGCGCCCTGGAGAACGTCAAGCCGACCCTTGAGGTCAAGTCCCGCCGTGTCGGTGGCGCGACCTACCAGGTTCCGGTCGAGGTCAAGCCGGGCCGCGCCAACACGCTGGCCCTGCGCTGGCTGGTCGGCTACTCCCGCGCCCGTCGCGAGAAGACCATGACCGAGCGCCTGCTCAACGAGATCCTGGACGCGAGCAACGGTCTGGGCGCCTCGGTGAAGCGTCGCGAGGACACGCACAAGATGGCCGAGTCCAACAAGGCCTTCGCCCACTACCGCTGGTAG
- the rpsL gene encoding 30S ribosomal protein S12, giving the protein MPTIQQLVRKGRQDKVEKNKTPALKGSPQRRGVCTRVYTTTPKKPNSALRKVARVRLTSGIEVTAYIPGEGHNLQEHSIVLVRGGRVKDLPGVRYKIIRGSLDTQGVKNRKQARSRYGAKKEK; this is encoded by the coding sequence GTGCCTACGATCCAGCAGCTGGTCCGAAAGGGCCGGCAGGACAAGGTCGAGAAGAACAAGACGCCTGCACTGAAGGGTTCCCCTCAGCGCCGCGGCGTCTGCACGCGTGTGTACACGACCACCCCGAAGAAGCCGAACTCGGCTCTCCGTAAGGTCGCCCGTGTGCGCCTCACCAGCGGGATCGAGGTCACCGCTTACATTCCGGGCGAGGGCCACAACCTGCAGGAGCACTCCATCGTGCTCGTTCGTGGCGGCCGTGTTAAGGACCTGCCGGGTGTGCGTTACAAGATCATCCGCGGCTCTCTGGACACCCAGGGTGTCAAGAACCGCAAGCAGGCCCGCAGCCGCTACGGCGCCAAGAAGGAGAAGTAA